A region from the Curtobacterium sp. MCBA15_012 genome encodes:
- a CDS encoding NAD(P)H-dependent oxidoreductase, protein MSTLIVTAHPDPDSLTLAVAHRLRTALDAAGAGPATIADLAAEGFDPRFTAADRHTYRTGTDPAPDVAAEQARLDGADHLVLVFPVWWWSVPALLKGWLDRVFVNGWAFGVGPDGRIDRRLGRLTVHLLPIAGDDAGVYERHGYERALRTQLEHGVVDFCGAVRGATAFVHESEHEDPAVREHAVAAAVERVVAAVRPSP, encoded by the coding sequence GTGTCGACGCTCATCGTGACCGCCCACCCGGATCCTGACTCGCTGACGCTCGCCGTCGCCCACCGACTCCGAACGGCGCTCGACGCCGCTGGTGCGGGCCCGGCGACGATCGCGGACCTCGCCGCCGAGGGGTTCGACCCCCGCTTCACGGCAGCCGACCGGCACACCTACCGGACCGGCACCGACCCGGCGCCCGACGTCGCGGCGGAGCAGGCACGCCTCGACGGGGCGGACCACCTGGTGCTCGTGTTCCCGGTGTGGTGGTGGTCGGTACCGGCGCTGCTGAAGGGATGGCTCGACCGGGTGTTCGTGAACGGCTGGGCCTTCGGCGTCGGTCCGGACGGGCGCATCGACCGACGGCTCGGGCGCCTCACGGTGCACCTCCTGCCGATCGCGGGCGACGATGCCGGGGTGTACGAGCGGCACGGCTACGAGCGCGCACTCCGGACGCAGCTCGAGCACGGCGTGGTGGACTTCTGCGGCGCGGTGCGCGGGGCGACCGCGTTCGTCCACGAGTCCGAACACGAGGACCCGGCCGTGCGCGAGCATGCCGTGGCGGCCGCGGTCGAGCGGGTCGTCGCCGCGGTGCGCCCGTCCCCGTGA
- a CDS encoding ornithine carbamoyltransferase: MRHLLRLDDWTLDDADAVFALARAYERGAGPVLGGAAAMFFPPTSLRTRASFERGAVLAGMQPIVFPPETLDKDEAPRDVAAYLAQFVDVLVVRHPDIALLEALAAAAAVPVVNAMTSENHPCEVLADLYALTGGTDVGALRVRFVGADGNIARAWAEASRLFGFDLVQCCPSALATAGLAWTDDLRAAVADADVVVTDGPGPHAGALAPFRVTAEVLSWAPTGVRFAPCPPFVRGRELAADALSGAAFVGYAAKRALVPVQQAVLAHCTG; encoded by the coding sequence ATGCGCCACCTGCTCCGACTGGACGACTGGACCCTCGACGACGCCGACGCGGTGTTCGCCCTCGCCCGGGCGTACGAGCGCGGAGCCGGCCCCGTCCTCGGCGGAGCCGCGGCGATGTTCTTCCCACCGACGAGCCTGCGCACGCGGGCCTCGTTCGAGCGGGGGGCCGTGCTCGCCGGGATGCAGCCGATCGTCTTCCCACCGGAGACCCTCGACAAGGACGAGGCACCGCGGGACGTCGCGGCGTACCTGGCGCAGTTCGTCGACGTGCTCGTCGTGCGGCACCCGGACATCGCGCTGCTCGAGGCGCTCGCGGCGGCCGCCGCCGTCCCGGTGGTGAACGCGATGACCTCGGAGAACCACCCGTGCGAGGTCCTCGCCGACCTCTACGCGCTGACCGGGGGAACGGACGTCGGCGCGCTCCGGGTCCGCTTCGTCGGCGCGGACGGGAACATCGCACGGGCGTGGGCCGAGGCGTCGCGCCTGTTCGGCTTCGACCTCGTGCAGTGCTGCCCGAGCGCACTGGCGACCGCCGGACTCGCCTGGACCGACGACCTCCGGGCCGCCGTCGCGGACGCCGACGTCGTCGTCACCGACGGGCCAGGACCGCACGCCGGTGCGCTGGCGCCGTTCCGGGTGACGGCTGAGGTGTTGTCCTGGGCGCCGACCGGGGTCCGGTTCGCACCCTGCCCGCCCTTCGTCCGGGGTCGCGAGCTCGCCGCGGACGCGCTCTCGGGTGCGGCGTTCGTCGGGTACGCGGCGAAGCGTGCCCTGGTCCCGGTGCAGCAGGCCGTGCTCGCCCACTGCACCGGATGA
- a CDS encoding ABC-F family ATP-binding cassette domain-containing protein, with protein MTATLVAKDLAGGHAARTLFEGLDLTVAPGDVVGLVGVNGAGKSTLLRLLAGVDEPLAGSVSTNPPDAFVGWLPQEHERVDGETVADYVARRTGCADATVAMDRAAEALGAPDADDAAADRYSVALDRWLASGAADLDDRLPVVLGELGLAVTAGGDGVGPHSPMTALSGGQAARVGLAALLLSRFDVVLLDEPTNDLDLDGLERLEQFVHGLRGGVVLVSHDREFLARSVTAVLELDLAQSSHRIFGGGYDAYLEEREVARQHKRDAYDEFAATKADLVSRARTQREWSSQGVRNAMKKNPDNDKIRRKAASESSEKQAQKVRQMESRIARLDEVEEPRKEWQLAFTIGSAPRSSAVVATLSQAVVQQGDHTLGPVSLQVSGGDRIGITGPNGAGKSTLLRTLLGRVAPTSGTASLGSNVAIGEVDQARGAFAGDQPLAAAFEDLVPEMTTADVRTLLAKFGLKADHVGRPAAALSPGERTRAALALLQARGVNVLVLDEPTNHLDLAAIEQLEQALDSYDGTLLLVTHDRRMLDTVRLDRQWRVEDGRVTEV; from the coding sequence ATGACCGCCACGCTCGTCGCCAAGGACCTCGCCGGCGGCCACGCCGCCCGCACGCTCTTCGAGGGGCTCGACCTGACGGTCGCCCCGGGTGACGTGGTCGGCCTGGTCGGCGTGAACGGCGCCGGCAAGTCGACGCTGCTGCGGCTGCTCGCGGGCGTCGACGAGCCGCTCGCCGGGTCGGTGTCGACGAACCCGCCGGACGCGTTCGTCGGGTGGCTGCCGCAGGAGCACGAGCGCGTCGACGGTGAGACGGTCGCGGACTACGTCGCACGGCGCACCGGCTGCGCGGACGCGACGGTCGCGATGGACCGGGCCGCCGAGGCACTCGGCGCCCCCGACGCCGACGACGCGGCCGCCGACCGCTACTCGGTCGCCCTCGACCGGTGGCTCGCGTCCGGGGCGGCCGACCTCGACGACCGCCTGCCGGTCGTGCTCGGCGAGCTCGGCCTCGCGGTCACGGCCGGTGGCGACGGTGTCGGCCCGCACTCCCCGATGACGGCGCTGTCCGGCGGGCAGGCCGCCCGGGTGGGCCTCGCGGCGCTGCTGCTGTCCCGCTTCGACGTGGTGCTGCTCGACGAGCCCACGAACGACCTCGACCTCGACGGCCTCGAGCGGTTGGAGCAGTTCGTGCACGGCCTCCGCGGCGGGGTCGTCCTGGTCAGCCACGACCGCGAGTTCCTCGCCCGCTCGGTGACCGCCGTGCTCGAGCTCGACCTGGCGCAGTCGTCGCACCGCATCTTCGGCGGCGGGTACGACGCGTACCTCGAGGAGCGCGAGGTCGCCCGGCAGCACAAGCGCGACGCGTACGACGAGTTCGCCGCGACCAAGGCCGACCTCGTCTCGCGTGCCCGGACCCAGCGCGAGTGGTCGAGCCAGGGCGTGCGGAACGCGATGAAGAAGAACCCCGACAACGACAAGATCCGCCGGAAGGCCGCGAGCGAGTCGAGCGAGAAGCAGGCGCAGAAGGTCCGGCAGATGGAGTCGCGGATCGCCCGGCTCGACGAGGTCGAGGAGCCGCGCAAGGAGTGGCAGCTCGCCTTCACGATCGGCAGCGCCCCGCGCTCGTCGGCCGTCGTCGCGACCCTGTCCCAGGCCGTGGTGCAGCAGGGCGACCACACCCTCGGACCGGTGTCGCTGCAGGTCTCCGGCGGGGACCGGATCGGCATCACCGGACCGAACGGGGCCGGCAAGTCGACGCTGCTGCGCACCCTGCTCGGCCGGGTCGCCCCGACCTCGGGGACGGCCTCGCTCGGGTCGAACGTCGCGATCGGCGAGGTCGACCAGGCGCGCGGGGCGTTCGCCGGCGACCAGCCACTGGCCGCGGCGTTCGAGGACCTCGTGCCCGAGATGACCACCGCCGACGTCCGCACGCTGCTCGCGAAGTTCGGGCTGAAGGCCGACCACGTCGGACGTCCCGCCGCGGCACTGTCGCCGGGTGAGCGGACCCGTGCGGCGCTCGCGCTGCTGCAGGCCCGCGGGGTGAACGTGCTCGTGCTCGACGAACCCACGAACCACCTCGACCTGGCGGCGATCGAGCAGCTCGAGCAGGCGCTCGACTCCTACGACGGCACGCTCCTGCTCGTCACGCACGACCGCCGCATGCTCGACACGGTGCGGCTCGACCGGCAGTGGCGTGTCGAGGACGGGCGGGTCACCGAGGTCTGA
- a CDS encoding L,D-transpeptidase: protein MQRKTWGIVLAAVGVLAVAGVGIGAAVGGGGQAEPRAVRTTERAPTPTPTPTPALPAVPAAPSAETLAALPLAYHDAVVPALLDGTRVQPEEQWTIATPNAPLVALYADPAATAAPVATLASTVTTLDTPAVTAVWGRSPGLDGGMVLVSTPARNRTPGDGGDPTAPSATFAWARAADFTLASVDRMIRVDVAASTVSVVGRDGAVSATETARLGTPDDPTPTGTATYVEAAYVDARVTYTQGNPIILTGAHSSRIPQYGGNAALTALHYYPDPTGSSHGCVRISAAMTKTLAALPVGTPVWFT from the coding sequence ATGCAGCGGAAGACCTGGGGCATCGTCCTCGCAGCGGTGGGGGTGCTCGCCGTCGCGGGCGTCGGGATCGGCGCCGCCGTCGGCGGTGGCGGACAGGCGGAACCCCGTGCGGTGCGCACCACCGAACGGGCACCGACACCGACCCCCACGCCGACACCGGCACTCCCGGCGGTCCCGGCCGCACCGTCGGCGGAGACCCTCGCCGCACTCCCGCTGGCATACCACGACGCCGTCGTGCCGGCGCTCCTCGACGGCACGCGGGTGCAGCCCGAGGAGCAGTGGACCATCGCGACGCCGAACGCGCCGCTCGTGGCCCTGTACGCCGACCCCGCGGCGACGGCCGCCCCGGTCGCCACGCTCGCGTCGACGGTCACCACACTCGACACCCCGGCGGTCACCGCCGTGTGGGGACGCTCCCCCGGCCTCGACGGTGGGATGGTGCTCGTCTCCACGCCCGCACGCAACCGCACCCCCGGCGACGGCGGCGACCCGACCGCGCCGAGCGCGACCTTCGCCTGGGCACGCGCGGCAGACTTCACCCTGGCGTCGGTCGACCGGATGATCCGGGTCGACGTCGCCGCGTCGACGGTCTCCGTGGTCGGCCGGGACGGCGCCGTCTCGGCCACCGAGACCGCCCGGCTCGGCACGCCCGACGACCCGACGCCCACCGGGACCGCGACCTACGTCGAGGCGGCCTACGTCGACGCGCGCGTCACCTACACGCAGGGGAACCCGATCATCCTCACCGGGGCGCACTCGTCCCGGATCCCGCAGTACGGCGGCAACGCGGCGCTCACCGCGCTGCACTACTACCCGGACCCGACCGGCAGCTCGCACGGCTGCGTGCGGATCTCGGCGGCGATGACGAAGACGCTCGCAGCACTGCCGGTCGGCACCCCGGTCTGGTTCACCTGA
- a CDS encoding gluconokinase, with the protein MTAGAGPTGSDAAPAAPSVGSPAVGTSDVRVLVVMGVSGSGKSTVAAMVADRLGWDLAEGDDMHPPANVAKMQAGTPLTDEDRWPWLDVVASWIGDHLDLGRPGVVTCSALKRSYRDVLRAPGVVFVHVSGDGTLIADRMAARSGHFMPTSLLASQLATLEPPEADEAHLTVAADRTPQEESAEVVERLGLTPVR; encoded by the coding sequence GTGACCGCCGGTGCGGGGCCGACGGGGTCCGACGCGGCCCCGGCCGCACCGTCCGTCGGGTCGCCTGCGGTCGGGACGTCGGACGTGCGGGTCCTGGTCGTCATGGGCGTCTCCGGTTCGGGCAAGTCGACCGTCGCGGCGATGGTCGCGGACCGGCTCGGATGGGACCTCGCCGAGGGCGACGACATGCACCCGCCGGCGAACGTCGCGAAGATGCAGGCGGGCACCCCGCTCACCGACGAGGACCGCTGGCCGTGGCTCGACGTCGTCGCGTCGTGGATCGGCGACCACCTCGACCTGGGCCGCCCCGGTGTCGTGACCTGCTCGGCCCTGAAACGCTCCTACCGTGACGTGCTGCGGGCGCCCGGCGTGGTGTTCGTGCACGTCTCCGGGGACGGCACCCTCATCGCGGACCGGATGGCCGCACGCTCCGGGCACTTCATGCCGACGTCGCTCCTGGCGTCCCAGCTCGCGACGCTCGAACCGCCGGAGGCCGACGAGGCGCACCTGACGGTGGCCGCGGACCGGACACCGCAGGAGGAGAGTGCCGAGGTCGTCGAGCGCCTGGGGCTCACGCCCGTCAGGTGA
- a CDS encoding GntP family permease, translating to MPHSSSGLATATTASTAHAGSVDPLHGLTVLAAEGGGTQTVDPSGSVTQLVVAALAGIVVIIALITWLKVHPFIALLVGALGVGIGAGLAPDKAVTSFGNGFGATMTSVGILVGLGAMFGRMLVDSGAADRVVDTLVRRSSKAALPWTMALIGALIGLPMFFEVGLVLLIPIIVLVAKRSEVPIMKIAVPALVGLSTMHAFVPPHPGPLVAVSTVGADLGTTLAFGIVLAIPVIVLAGPLFARLAARWVDIPAPDMFSSRGGSGPSDPAHAGREARRGPATQDTASLPHGKSDFTRVISEPRSPSFAVALVGILLPVVLMLAQAVREATAPDATGGWVSLLDFLGSPTIAIGIAAVFAMVFFAIGGGMDRTAVAKSLEDALPPIAGVLLIVGAGGGFKQVLIDTGIGGVIADAVQESGVSVLLVAWAVSALVRVATGSATVATVTAAGIMAPIAEGLSTPETSLLVLAIGAGSVFLSHVNDAGFWLVKGYLGTTVGQTFKSWTVLECLISVIGLGGVLLAGVFL from the coding sequence ATGCCTCACAGCAGCAGCGGACTCGCGACGGCGACCACCGCGAGCACCGCGCACGCCGGGTCGGTGGACCCGCTGCACGGCCTGACCGTGCTGGCGGCGGAGGGCGGCGGCACCCAGACCGTCGACCCGTCCGGGTCGGTGACGCAACTGGTCGTCGCGGCGCTCGCGGGGATCGTCGTCATCATCGCGCTCATCACCTGGCTCAAGGTGCACCCGTTCATCGCGCTGCTCGTCGGTGCGCTGGGGGTCGGCATCGGCGCCGGGCTCGCGCCGGACAAGGCCGTGACGAGCTTCGGCAACGGCTTCGGCGCGACGATGACGAGCGTCGGCATCCTCGTGGGCCTCGGCGCGATGTTCGGCCGCATGCTCGTGGACTCGGGTGCCGCGGACCGCGTGGTCGACACCCTGGTGCGGCGGTCCTCGAAGGCCGCGCTGCCGTGGACGATGGCGCTCATCGGGGCGCTGATCGGCCTGCCGATGTTCTTCGAGGTCGGCCTCGTGCTGCTCATCCCGATCATCGTGCTCGTCGCGAAGCGCAGCGAGGTGCCGATCATGAAGATCGCGGTGCCCGCCCTCGTCGGCCTGTCGACGATGCACGCGTTCGTGCCGCCGCACCCGGGGCCGCTCGTCGCCGTGTCGACCGTCGGCGCGGACCTCGGCACGACCCTGGCGTTCGGCATCGTGCTGGCGATCCCGGTCATCGTGCTCGCCGGCCCGCTGTTCGCCCGCCTCGCGGCGCGCTGGGTCGACATCCCCGCGCCCGACATGTTCTCGTCGCGCGGCGGCTCCGGTCCGTCGGACCCCGCGCACGCCGGTCGGGAGGCACGGCGCGGCCCCGCCACGCAGGACACGGCCTCGCTGCCGCACGGGAAGAGCGACTTCACGCGCGTCATCAGCGAGCCGCGCAGCCCGTCCTTCGCGGTCGCGCTCGTCGGCATCCTGCTGCCGGTCGTGCTCATGCTCGCCCAGGCGGTGCGCGAGGCGACCGCCCCGGACGCCACCGGCGGGTGGGTGTCGCTGCTCGACTTCCTCGGTTCGCCGACGATCGCGATCGGCATCGCCGCCGTGTTCGCGATGGTGTTCTTCGCGATCGGCGGCGGGATGGACCGTACGGCCGTCGCGAAGTCGCTCGAGGACGCCCTGCCGCCGATCGCCGGTGTGCTGCTCATCGTCGGTGCCGGCGGCGGCTTCAAGCAGGTGCTCATCGACACCGGCATCGGCGGCGTGATCGCCGACGCCGTGCAGGAGTCGGGCGTCTCGGTGCTGCTCGTGGCCTGGGCCGTGTCGGCGCTCGTCCGGGTGGCGACCGGTTCGGCCACCGTCGCGACCGTCACCGCCGCGGGCATCATGGCGCCGATCGCCGAGGGGCTGTCCACGCCGGAGACCTCGCTGCTCGTCCTGGCGATCGGTGCGGGCTCGGTCTTCCTGTCGCACGTCAACGACGCCGGGTTCTGGCTCGTGAAGGGGTACCTCGGCACCACCGTCGGGCAGACGTTCAAGTCCTGGACGGTGCTCGAGTGCCTCATCTCGGTGATCGGCCTGGGCGGCGTGCTCCTCGCCGGGGTGTTCCTGTGA
- a CDS encoding FadR/GntR family transcriptional regulator, with product MTTARGLHAQVLETLGQRIVDGELAPGTVVRPETIADEAGVSRSVVREALRVLQSLGLVEPRQRVGTLVRPTASWELLAPTVIRWRGASPAYFAQQRELLELRLGVEPVAASLVAARSVTEDPTAGPTDDGPATDPAGTEPTPAAAVLAAARDMTDACARDDSRAYLEADVRFHRALLTGSGNAVFAHFAGTVEALLRTRTSESRDTITRWTHDAAARHEAVALAAVAGDADAASAAATALLRVTREEFIAEAPAAGRQARTAPTR from the coding sequence ATGACCACGGCACGGGGCCTGCACGCGCAGGTGCTCGAGACGCTCGGGCAGCGCATCGTCGACGGCGAGCTCGCACCCGGCACCGTCGTCCGGCCCGAGACGATCGCGGACGAGGCCGGTGTCTCCCGCTCGGTCGTCCGCGAGGCCCTGCGCGTGCTCCAGTCCCTCGGGCTGGTCGAGCCGCGGCAGCGCGTCGGGACACTCGTCCGGCCGACGGCGTCCTGGGAGCTGCTCGCACCGACCGTGATCCGCTGGCGCGGCGCCTCCCCCGCCTACTTCGCGCAGCAGCGGGAACTCCTCGAGCTCCGGCTCGGCGTGGAGCCCGTGGCCGCGTCGCTCGTCGCCGCCCGGTCGGTCACCGAGGACCCCACGGCCGGACCCACCGACGACGGACCCGCGACCGACCCGGCCGGCACCGAGCCGACCCCGGCCGCCGCGGTGCTGGCCGCCGCCCGGGACATGACCGACGCGTGCGCCCGGGACGACTCCCGCGCCTACCTCGAGGCCGACGTGCGCTTCCACCGTGCGCTCCTGACCGGCTCCGGGAACGCGGTCTTCGCCCACTTCGCGGGCACGGTCGAGGCCCTGCTCCGCACGCGCACGTCGGAGTCCCGCGACACGATCACCCGGTGGACGCACGACGCCGCGGCCCGGCACGAGGCGGTCGCCCTGGCGGCGGTCGCGGGCGACGCGGACGCGGCGTCCGCGGCCGCGACCGCGCTCCTGCGCGTCACGCGCGAGGAGTTCATCGCCGAGGCCCCGGCGGCCGGACGGCAGGCGCGCACCGCACCGACGCGGTGA
- a CDS encoding GNAT family N-acetyltransferase: MLEEEYQRRRVLPRHLRAPVAAEATFTYTIRAAEPRDLPDVREIHTHYVRNSSVTFDPAAYTFARWKQRYDEVRRRGLPFLVAENPSGQILGYALVDPWNPRDRSNHVVEDSIYLGAASGGKGLGRALMEALLDECRSAGVREVIAVIADRQAEASIRLHERLGFEEVGRMGKVGFKYDRWLGTVTMRLRLRGPRLFARGRR, encoded by the coding sequence GTGCTCGAGGAGGAATACCAGCGCCGGCGCGTCCTGCCCCGGCACCTGCGCGCGCCCGTCGCCGCCGAGGCCACGTTCACGTACACGATCCGGGCCGCCGAGCCCCGCGACCTGCCCGACGTGCGCGAGATCCACACGCACTACGTCCGGAACTCGTCGGTGACCTTCGACCCGGCCGCGTACACGTTCGCCCGCTGGAAGCAGCGCTACGACGAGGTCCGTCGCCGTGGTCTGCCGTTCCTGGTCGCCGAGAACCCGTCGGGGCAGATCCTCGGGTACGCGCTCGTCGACCCGTGGAACCCTCGGGACCGCTCGAACCACGTGGTCGAGGACTCGATCTACCTCGGCGCCGCGTCCGGGGGCAAGGGACTGGGGCGTGCCCTCATGGAGGCGCTGCTCGACGAGTGCCGGTCGGCCGGCGTGCGCGAGGTCATCGCGGTCATCGCGGACCGGCAGGCCGAGGCGTCGATCCGGCTGCACGAGCGGCTCGGCTTCGAGGAGGTCGGGCGCATGGGCAAGGTCGGGTTCAAGTACGACCGGTGGCTCGGCACCGTCACGATGCGCCTGCGGCTGCGGGGACCGCGGCTCTTCGCGCGCGGCCGACGGTAG
- a CDS encoding uracil-DNA glycosylase, producing MVAPRPLAELVDPGWAEALAPVEDDVHRMGDWLRAEVAAGRHYLPAGEHVLRAFTQPFADVKVLVVGQDPYPTPGHPIGLSFAVDPHVRPVPRSLANVYRELRDDLGVTPPEHGDLRAWSEQGVLLLNRVLTVEAGAAGSHRGKGWEAVTDQAVRALVARGTPLVAVLWGAQAASVRPLLADTPVVASAHPSPLSASRGFFGSRPFSQVDALLREQGADPVDWTLPPAGATAP from the coding sequence GTGGTCGCCCCGCGCCCGCTCGCCGAGCTCGTCGACCCGGGCTGGGCCGAGGCGCTCGCCCCCGTCGAGGACGACGTGCACCGGATGGGCGACTGGCTCCGTGCCGAGGTCGCCGCCGGTCGGCACTACCTGCCCGCGGGCGAGCACGTGCTCCGCGCCTTCACCCAGCCCTTCGCCGACGTCAAGGTGCTCGTCGTCGGGCAGGACCCCTATCCGACGCCCGGGCACCCGATCGGCCTGTCGTTCGCCGTCGATCCGCACGTGCGTCCCGTGCCGCGGAGCCTGGCGAACGTCTACCGCGAACTCCGGGACGACCTCGGCGTGACCCCGCCCGAGCACGGCGACCTACGGGCGTGGTCCGAGCAGGGCGTGCTGCTGCTCAACCGGGTCCTGACGGTCGAGGCCGGCGCGGCCGGCAGCCACCGCGGCAAGGGCTGGGAGGCGGTCACCGACCAGGCCGTCCGCGCACTCGTCGCCCGCGGTACTCCGCTCGTCGCGGTGCTCTGGGGCGCCCAGGCAGCGTCGGTCCGGCCGCTGCTCGCCGACACCCCGGTCGTGGCGTCGGCGCACCCGTCACCGCTGAGCGCCTCGCGGGGCTTCTTCGGCAGCCGCCCGTTCTCGCAGGTCGACGCGCTGCTCCGCGAGCAGGGCGCCGACCCGGTCGACTGGACGCTGCCGCCCGCCGGAGCGACCGCACCGTAG
- a CDS encoding Type 1 glutamine amidotransferase-like domain-containing protein, translating into MSIHLLGGGPVVAADVVPHFTAEATARAAAVGRTVPRIALLSVAGASGASPSSTADLAEAIGGARQAEVLVTEVAPGAVFDTAVLSDVDALVVGGGVTPDYLDAIAPLVDQLRLLVSDGLPYLGYSAGAMVAADRALVGGWRIGGVEVCPEGASEGLDEVELREGLGLVDLTIDVHAVQAGTLARLIAAAEAEFVTAGLAIDEDTALIVGEGALEVRGTGSVWRVVSGEDAVSVATMGA; encoded by the coding sequence GTGAGCATCCACCTCCTCGGCGGCGGCCCCGTCGTCGCCGCCGACGTCGTCCCGCACTTCACCGCCGAGGCGACCGCCCGTGCCGCCGCGGTGGGTCGGACCGTCCCGCGCATCGCGCTGCTGTCCGTCGCCGGCGCCTCGGGGGCGTCACCCTCGTCGACCGCCGACCTGGCCGAGGCGATCGGCGGTGCCCGGCAGGCCGAGGTCCTCGTGACCGAGGTCGCGCCCGGCGCCGTGTTCGACACCGCCGTGCTCAGCGACGTCGACGCGCTCGTCGTCGGCGGCGGGGTCACGCCGGACTACCTCGACGCGATCGCCCCGCTCGTCGACCAGCTCCGGCTGCTCGTGTCCGACGGCCTGCCGTACCTCGGGTACTCCGCGGGTGCGATGGTCGCGGCGGACCGGGCGCTCGTGGGCGGCTGGCGCATCGGCGGGGTCGAGGTCTGCCCGGAGGGGGCGTCCGAGGGCCTGGACGAGGTCGAGCTCCGCGAGGGACTCGGGCTCGTCGACCTGACGATCGACGTGCACGCCGTCCAGGCCGGCACCCTGGCGCGCCTGATCGCGGCTGCCGAGGCCGAGTTCGTCACCGCCGGACTCGCGATCGACGAGGACACCGCGCTCATCGTCGGCGAGGGTGCGCTCGAGGTGCGCGGCACCGGCAGTGTCTGGCGCGTCGTGTCCGGCGAGGACGCGGTCTCCGTCGCCACCATGGGCGCGTAG
- a CDS encoding phosphoribosyltransferase, protein MPISSEPGSTAQAPSTVTVTSGPEVLGWLEFGDAARLLAKDVLSSGFEPEVVVAVARGGLIIAGAVAYALGTKECGSINVEFYTDVEQRLEEPVILSPALDAPSLAGKRVLVVDDVSDSGRTLRLVVDIIRNADADVRSACLYSKPGTVLEPDHVWRRVDGWITFPWSALAPVTAES, encoded by the coding sequence ATGCCGATCAGCAGCGAACCCGGGTCGACCGCGCAGGCACCCTCGACCGTGACCGTGACGAGCGGACCCGAGGTGCTCGGCTGGCTGGAGTTCGGCGACGCGGCCCGCCTGCTCGCCAAGGACGTCCTGTCCTCCGGCTTCGAGCCCGAGGTCGTCGTCGCCGTCGCCCGCGGTGGCCTCATCATCGCCGGTGCCGTGGCGTACGCGCTCGGCACCAAGGAGTGCGGCTCGATCAACGTCGAGTTCTACACCGACGTCGAGCAGCGCCTCGAGGAGCCCGTCATCCTGTCGCCCGCCCTCGACGCCCCGAGCCTCGCCGGCAAGCGCGTCCTCGTGGTCGACGACGTCTCCGACTCCGGCCGCACCCTGCGCCTCGTCGTGGACATCATCCGGAACGCCGACGCCGACGTCCGCAGCGCATGCCTGTACTCGAAGCCCGGCACCGTCCTCGAGCCCGACCACGTGTGGCGTCGCGTCGACGGCTGGATCACGTTCCCGTGGAGCGCCCTCGCACCGGTGACGGCCGAGTCGTGA
- a CDS encoding SDR family oxidoreductase, with translation MARRAVVTGASSGIGAATVRRFRDHGWDVLAVARREAQLAALAEETGATFLVADVTSADDVAALAAHVDGLGGTDVLVNNAGGAFGSASVEESDVEDWRAMFEVNVIGTKRVTAALLPQLRRRAAEAGVADVVTVTSTAGHVAYENGGGYNAAKFAEHALVAALRLELNGEPLRVVEIAPGMVKTDEFSLTRFGGDRDKADAVYADVPGPLLAEDVAEAIVHAVELPAHVNLDLVTVRPVAQSAQHKLARGPLTVRS, from the coding sequence ATGGCACGTCGCGCAGTCGTCACCGGAGCGAGCTCGGGCATCGGAGCGGCCACCGTGCGCCGGTTCCGCGACCACGGCTGGGACGTCCTCGCCGTCGCACGCCGTGAGGCGCAGCTGGCGGCGCTCGCCGAGGAGACCGGGGCGACCTTCCTGGTCGCCGACGTGACCTCGGCCGACGACGTCGCCGCGCTCGCCGCCCACGTCGACGGGCTCGGCGGGACCGACGTCCTGGTGAACAACGCCGGCGGCGCGTTCGGGTCGGCCTCGGTCGAGGAGTCCGACGTCGAGGACTGGCGCGCGATGTTCGAGGTGAACGTGATCGGGACGAAGCGCGTGACCGCGGCCCTGCTGCCGCAGCTGCGCCGCCGCGCCGCGGAGGCCGGGGTCGCCGACGTCGTCACCGTGACGAGCACCGCCGGGCACGTCGCCTACGAGAACGGCGGTGGCTACAACGCCGCGAAGTTCGCCGAGCACGCCCTGGTCGCGGCGCTCCGGCTCGAGCTGAACGGCGAACCGCTCCGCGTGGTCGAGATCGCGCCGGGCATGGTGAAGACCGACGAGTTCTCCCTCACCCGGTTCGGCGGCGACCGGGACAAGGCCGACGCCGTGTACGCCGACGTCCCGGGGCCGCTTCTCGCCGAGGACGTCGCCGAGGCGATCGTGCACGCGGTCGAGCTGCCCGCGCACGTGAACCTGGACCTCGTCACGGTGCGGCCGGTCGCGCAGTCGGCACAGCACAAGCTCGCGCGTGGGCCGCTCACGGTCCGGTCGTAG